From a region of the Mycolicibacterium sp. MU0050 genome:
- a CDS encoding class I SAM-dependent methyltransferase gives MTTQDRLRWDARYENQGAPPEAVALPEPFAAHEHEFPATGQALELACGAGVFSVWLARRGLHVWGVDVSPVAIAHARDLAARNGVGEICRFDVVDLDGGLPAGPPVDVFVCHRFRDPRLDRAIIERLAPGALLAVSALSEVGAQPGRFRAKPGELTAAFAQLETIASGEGDGEAWLLARK, from the coding sequence GTGACCACCCAGGACCGCCTCCGCTGGGACGCGCGCTACGAGAACCAGGGCGCCCCACCGGAAGCGGTCGCCCTGCCCGAACCCTTCGCCGCCCACGAACACGAATTCCCCGCCACCGGCCAGGCGCTCGAACTGGCCTGCGGCGCGGGCGTATTCAGCGTCTGGCTGGCGCGTCGCGGACTGCACGTGTGGGGCGTCGACGTCTCACCGGTCGCCATCGCCCACGCCCGAGACCTCGCCGCCCGCAACGGTGTTGGCGAGATCTGCCGCTTCGACGTCGTCGACCTCGACGGCGGCCTGCCCGCCGGACCGCCCGTCGACGTCTTCGTCTGCCACCGTTTCCGGGATCCGCGACTGGACCGAGCGATCATCGAGCGGCTGGCGCCCGGCGCGCTGCTGGCCGTCAGCGCCCTCAGCGAGGTCGGCGCCCAGCCGGGACGATTCCGGGCCAAGCCCGGTGAATTGACCGCCGCGTTCGCCCAACTCGAGACGATCGCCTCCGGCGAGGGCGACGGCGAAGCCTGGCTGCTGGCTCGCAAGTAA
- a CDS encoding STAS/SEC14 domain-containing protein, with protein MIEMLTDMPEGVAGIRVTGRVTGDDLRAFEPKMRQLLETDEVRFVEVIDPDYEGFGRGGLAEDIKMGFGVLFKHHSAFKRMAVVTDTEWILHTLHVLGWMVPGEFKIFGHDQLEQAKQWAAG; from the coding sequence GTGATCGAGATGCTGACCGATATGCCGGAGGGCGTGGCCGGGATTCGCGTCACCGGCAGGGTGACCGGCGACGATCTGCGCGCCTTCGAACCGAAGATGCGCCAGCTGTTGGAGACCGACGAGGTCCGGTTCGTCGAGGTCATCGACCCGGACTACGAGGGCTTCGGGCGCGGCGGGCTGGCCGAGGACATCAAGATGGGCTTCGGCGTGCTGTTCAAACACCACTCCGCGTTCAAGCGGATGGCGGTGGTCACCGACACGGAGTGGATCTTGCACACCCTGCACGTGCTCGGGTGGATGGTGCCCGGTGAGTTCAAGATCTTCGGGCACGATCAGCTGGAGCAGGCCAAGCAGTGGGCGGCGGGCTGA
- a CDS encoding serine/threonine protein kinase: MSRTRVNRSIYAVGAVLALVGALLLGTPAAGLAHAGPAGPAGTAISIGDPAAPGQVDLYLDPLCLYSGKMIQAQGEEIGRRIEAGTLHVNVRFVDFLDKDSASGSYDYRAIYAAYVVAGQSASSAVTWNFIREIFAAENQPRRHGPTDLSNDQLAGLADRAGAPHLAGELIKFGFPIGLDPRAIAAYNITLLRDLPESGVPRVVVDGQAVDGNSDWLARLPS; the protein is encoded by the coding sequence ATGAGCCGAACACGGGTGAACCGGTCGATCTACGCCGTCGGTGCCGTCCTGGCCCTCGTCGGTGCCCTATTGCTGGGCACCCCCGCCGCCGGCCTCGCCCACGCGGGCCCGGCCGGACCAGCCGGCACTGCGATCTCCATCGGCGATCCCGCCGCTCCCGGCCAGGTCGACCTCTACCTGGACCCGCTGTGCCTCTACAGCGGGAAGATGATCCAGGCCCAGGGCGAGGAGATCGGCCGACGCATCGAGGCCGGCACCCTGCACGTCAACGTGCGGTTCGTCGACTTCCTCGACAAGGATTCGGCCAGCGGCAGCTACGACTACCGGGCCATCTACGCCGCCTACGTGGTCGCCGGCCAGTCGGCGTCCAGTGCCGTCACCTGGAACTTCATCCGGGAGATCTTCGCCGCCGAGAACCAGCCGCGACGCCACGGACCCACCGACCTGTCCAACGATCAACTGGCCGGTCTCGCCGACCGGGCCGGGGCACCGCACCTGGCCGGGGAGCTCATCAAGTTCGGCTTCCCGATCGGCCTGGACCCGCGCGCCATCGCCGCCTACAACATCACCCTGCTGCGCGACCTGCCCGAATCCGGCGTCCCGCGCGTCGTGGTCGACGGCCAGGCCGTGGATGGAAACTCCGACTGGCTGGCCCGACTCCCGAGCTGA
- a CDS encoding DUF732 domain-containing protein — MRGGIASALAASVALAGSVAMAGPANADQYDFIAELDNAGVWYADMFDMIDIGKELCHELRHGVSPPLVLGKLANTGFAPAESAIVLMSAVNHLCLDAKPVVVGWARDQGYVGPL, encoded by the coding sequence ATGCGTGGGGGAATCGCATCGGCATTGGCGGCGTCAGTCGCGTTGGCCGGTTCAGTGGCGATGGCCGGGCCGGCCAACGCCGATCAGTACGACTTCATCGCCGAGCTCGACAACGCCGGGGTCTGGTACGCCGACATGTTCGACATGATCGACATCGGCAAGGAGCTGTGTCACGAACTGCGCCACGGGGTTTCGCCCCCGCTGGTGCTCGGCAAGCTCGCCAATACCGGGTTCGCGCCGGCCGAGTCGGCGATCGTGCTGATGTCGGCGGTGAATCACCTGTGCCTGGACGCCAAGCCGGTGGTGGTCGGCTGGGCCCGCGATCAGGGGTATGTCGGACCGCTGTAG
- a CDS encoding flavin-containing monooxygenase: protein MTTTAPRPRTAIIGAGISGLTAGKMLSDYGIAYDCFESSDRIGGNWAFGNPNGHSSAYRSLHIDTSKERLSFKDFPMPKEFPDFPHHTQIKDYLERYAEAFNLKRNIHFRNGVEHARRNPDGGWTLRTQDGQDREYDFLVVANGHHWDPRYPDFPGTFTGESIHSHQYIDPSTPLNLTGKRVLVVGIGNSAADIISELSQKTFQNTVYMSTRSGAWIVPKYMFGMPTDRLARTLPQIPAKFQRLLLRKVPTLISGPPERYGLPRPDHNFLEAHPTQSSELLLRLGSGDVKVKPNIERLDGQTVHFVDGTQQDFDAIVYATGYNISFPFFDEDFISAPDNKIRLFKRILKPGMDDIAFIGFAQAVPTLFPFVECQSRFLSAYLAGTYRPPSTQEMERIIDADDKANMGHFADRPRHTQQLDYYRYVYDIEKKEMPAGTRRAAKLGPLNLVGKVPA from the coding sequence GTGACCACGACTGCACCGCGGCCCCGCACCGCGATCATCGGCGCCGGCATCAGCGGACTGACCGCCGGCAAGATGCTGTCCGACTACGGCATTGCCTACGACTGCTTCGAGTCCTCGGACCGCATCGGCGGCAACTGGGCCTTCGGCAACCCCAACGGGCACTCCAGCGCCTACCGCTCGCTGCACATCGACACGTCCAAGGAGCGCCTGTCGTTCAAGGACTTCCCGATGCCCAAGGAGTTCCCGGACTTCCCGCACCACACCCAGATCAAGGACTACCTCGAGCGCTACGCCGAGGCGTTCAACCTCAAGCGAAACATCCACTTCCGCAACGGCGTCGAGCACGCGCGGCGCAATCCCGACGGCGGCTGGACGCTACGCACCCAGGACGGCCAGGACCGCGAGTACGACTTCCTGGTCGTCGCCAACGGACACCACTGGGACCCGCGGTACCCGGACTTCCCCGGCACCTTCACCGGCGAGAGCATCCACTCCCACCAGTACATCGACCCCAGCACCCCACTGAACCTGACCGGCAAGCGCGTGCTGGTGGTCGGCATCGGCAACAGCGCCGCCGACATCATCAGCGAGCTGTCCCAGAAGACCTTCCAGAACACGGTGTACATGTCGACGCGCTCGGGGGCGTGGATAGTCCCGAAGTACATGTTCGGCATGCCCACCGACCGGCTGGCCCGCACCCTGCCGCAGATCCCCGCCAAATTCCAGCGCCTGCTGCTGCGCAAGGTGCCCACACTGATCTCCGGCCCGCCGGAGCGCTACGGGCTGCCGCGGCCTGACCACAACTTCCTCGAGGCCCACCCCACCCAGTCCAGCGAACTGCTGCTGCGCCTGGGCTCCGGGGACGTCAAGGTCAAACCCAACATCGAGCGCCTCGACGGGCAGACGGTGCATTTCGTCGACGGCACGCAGCAGGACTTCGACGCCATCGTCTACGCCACCGGCTACAACATCAGCTTCCCGTTCTTCGACGAGGACTTCATCAGCGCGCCGGACAACAAGATTCGCCTGTTCAAGCGCATCCTCAAGCCTGGCATGGACGACATTGCGTTCATCGGCTTCGCCCAGGCCGTGCCGACGCTGTTCCCGTTCGTCGAGTGCCAGTCCCGGTTCCTGTCCGCCTATCTGGCCGGCACCTACCGGCCGCCGAGCACCCAAGAGATGGAACGCATCATCGACGCCGACGACAAGGCGAACATGGGTCACTTCGCGGACCGCCCGCGCCACACCCAGCAGCTCGACTACTACCGCTACGTCTACGACATCGAGAAAAAGGAAATGCCCGCCGGCACCCGCCGCGCCGCCAAACTCGGACCGCTCAACCTCGTCGGAAAGGTGCCCGCATGA
- a CDS encoding alpha/beta hydrolase produces MTTLSPVDSDTADQHRDDLSFQVDGETVRAWHYPGRGERFAGPDGRPVVVMAHGLGATKDSALPGFAERLSAAGLDVVLFDYRNFGDSDGAVRQVISIRGQLADYRGAIQAARALPGVDPAKVIVWGVSFSGGHVFNVAADDPRVAGVIAMTPAPDGMAAAVQLLRNQGPLHLARSMAVGLRDVARAARRRPPVLAPIVGEPGSIAALTAPGALDKHLQMVGPTWRNELAARIFLQVGNYRPIRRAKQVRVPMLMQVADYDRSAPPAAAMNAGVRARAEIRHYPCDHFDVYPGEAWFESVVTHQIEFLTRHFGNPDAEDA; encoded by the coding sequence ATGACCACCCTGAGCCCCGTCGACTCCGACACCGCCGATCAGCACCGCGACGACCTCAGCTTCCAGGTCGACGGCGAGACCGTCCGCGCCTGGCACTACCCGGGCCGCGGCGAGCGGTTCGCGGGTCCCGACGGCCGCCCCGTGGTGGTCATGGCCCACGGCCTGGGCGCCACCAAGGACAGCGCGCTGCCCGGGTTCGCCGAACGGCTCAGCGCGGCCGGCCTGGACGTCGTGCTGTTCGACTACCGCAACTTCGGCGACAGCGATGGCGCTGTGCGCCAGGTGATTTCGATTCGCGGCCAGCTCGCCGACTACCGCGGCGCGATCCAGGCCGCCCGCGCGCTGCCGGGCGTGGACCCGGCCAAGGTCATCGTGTGGGGAGTGTCGTTCTCCGGCGGGCACGTGTTCAATGTCGCCGCCGACGATCCCCGCGTCGCCGGGGTGATCGCGATGACCCCGGCGCCGGACGGCATGGCCGCGGCGGTGCAGCTGCTGCGTAACCAGGGCCCGCTGCACCTGGCGCGCAGCATGGCCGTCGGGCTGCGCGACGTGGCCCGCGCCGCCCGCCGCCGCCCGCCCGTGCTGGCCCCGATCGTCGGCGAGCCCGGCTCCATCGCGGCGCTCACCGCACCGGGCGCGCTGGACAAGCACCTGCAGATGGTCGGGCCCACGTGGCGAAATGAGTTGGCGGCCCGCATCTTCCTGCAGGTCGGCAACTATCGGCCGATCCGCAGGGCGAAGCAGGTGCGGGTGCCGATGCTCATGCAGGTCGCCGACTACGACCGCAGCGCGCCGCCTGCAGCCGCGATGAACGCGGGCGTGCGGGCCCGCGCCGAGATCCGGCACTACCCCTGCGATCACTTCGACGTCTACCCGGGCGAGGCATGGTTCGAGTCGGTGGTCACCCACCAGATCGAATTTCTGACACGCCATTTCGGCAACCCGGACGCCGAGGACGCCTGA
- a CDS encoding TetR/AcrR family transcriptional regulator — protein sequence MTADPQTPQLADRRGPYRGETRRAEILAGLADLLQQRRFDEISVADISAAAGVKRNTFYFYFANKSVAVAALLSDLFAEMIAGAEPFITHVGEPRENVQGGIDNVVASWQRNTNLYMAILDARHSDPAVQQFWDDWLAQFVGPIAEAITVEREAGRARPGPDATTLTVTLIGTNVSLLDRIGRSGFTPELAAAAREALFHIWYHAIYG from the coding sequence ATGACCGCCGACCCGCAGACGCCGCAACTGGCCGACCGCCGCGGGCCCTACCGCGGCGAGACCCGGCGCGCCGAGATCCTGGCCGGGCTGGCGGACCTGCTGCAGCAACGCCGGTTCGACGAGATCAGCGTCGCCGACATCAGCGCCGCGGCCGGGGTGAAGCGCAACACCTTCTACTTCTACTTCGCCAACAAGTCGGTGGCCGTGGCGGCGCTGCTGTCGGACCTGTTCGCCGAAATGATCGCCGGCGCAGAACCATTCATCACCCACGTCGGTGAACCCCGCGAGAACGTCCAGGGCGGCATCGACAACGTGGTCGCCTCCTGGCAGCGCAACACCAACCTCTACATGGCGATCCTGGACGCCCGGCATTCCGACCCGGCCGTGCAGCAGTTCTGGGACGACTGGCTGGCCCAATTCGTCGGCCCCATCGCCGAGGCCATCACCGTCGAACGCGAGGCCGGCCGCGCCCGCCCGGGTCCCGACGCCACCACGCTGACCGTGACCCTGATCGGCACCAACGTCAGCCTGCTCGACCGCATCGGGCGCAGCGGCTTCACCCCCGAACTGGCCGCCGCCGCGCGGGAGGCTCTGTTCCACATCTGGTACCACGCGATCTACGGCTGA
- a CDS encoding DUF2510 domain-containing protein encodes MTDFQGQSTPAPGWHPDPGGQPGQRYHDGQRWTQHFVPTPPPASVPAPAVAVAVSTGGGTNHALHAVLAVLSCGLWLPIWILCAVFSTGSRSAVAVGGGNAIAHTANRRPLLVAAAVVAGLVLLGTAAENPWLFVVLAILGIAGGYGFWVLRSAQQREEAQRREQFQRDMLAERADYEDRLYQQGDPRGVHGRYLPPDHLEG; translated from the coding sequence ATGACTGATTTCCAAGGGCAATCGACGCCGGCCCCGGGCTGGCATCCGGACCCGGGTGGCCAGCCTGGGCAGCGCTACCACGACGGTCAGCGCTGGACCCAGCACTTCGTGCCGACACCGCCACCCGCATCGGTCCCAGCGCCGGCGGTGGCGGTCGCGGTCTCGACCGGCGGCGGCACCAATCACGCGTTGCATGCGGTCCTGGCGGTGCTGTCCTGTGGGCTTTGGCTTCCGATCTGGATTCTGTGTGCCGTTTTCAGCACCGGGTCGCGGTCGGCGGTGGCCGTCGGCGGAGGCAACGCGATCGCGCACACCGCCAACCGTCGACCGCTGCTGGTGGCCGCGGCCGTCGTGGCCGGGTTGGTGCTGCTGGGCACCGCCGCCGAGAATCCGTGGCTGTTCGTAGTGTTGGCGATCCTCGGGATCGCCGGCGGCTACGGATTCTGGGTCCTCAGGTCGGCGCAGCAGCGCGAGGAAGCGCAGCGCCGGGAGCAATTCCAACGCGACATGCTCGCCGAGCGCGCCGACTACGAGGACCGGCTCTACCAGCAGGGGGATCCGCGGGGAGTGCACGGCCGCTACCTGCCGCCGGACCACCTGGAGGGGTAG
- a CDS encoding antitoxin encodes MRTTIDLPEDLHQQAQAIARDTRRTLSETVADLVRRGLSAGGPTTGFSTDTRTGLPVVGVGRVVTSEDVRSLEDEE; translated from the coding sequence ATGCGCACGACCATCGATCTCCCCGAGGACCTTCACCAGCAGGCGCAGGCCATTGCGCGGGACACCCGTCGCACCCTGAGTGAAACAGTGGCCGACCTCGTCAGGCGCGGGTTGAGTGCCGGCGGTCCCACGACCGGGTTCTCAACGGATACCCGGACCGGTTTGCCGGTGGTTGGTGTCGGTCGGGTCGTGACCTCCGAGGATGTGCGGTCCTTGGAGGACGAGGAGTGA
- a CDS encoding TA system VapC family ribonuclease toxin yields the protein MTLLLDSNMLIALVVAEHVHHDVAAEWLSASDTTFATCPITQGSLVRFLLRSGKAAAVARDVVRAVQEADRHEFWHDSVSFVDVPVDGVIGHRQVTDAYLAELARRRHGQLATLDSGLAHLHTDVAVLVRP from the coding sequence GTGACGCTGTTGCTCGACTCCAACATGCTGATCGCGTTGGTGGTCGCCGAGCACGTGCATCACGACGTCGCAGCGGAATGGCTCTCAGCGTCCGACACGACGTTCGCGACGTGTCCGATCACGCAGGGCAGCCTGGTCCGCTTCCTGCTGCGGTCGGGGAAGGCGGCTGCTGTGGCGCGTGATGTGGTCAGGGCAGTGCAAGAAGCAGACCGACACGAGTTCTGGCACGACAGTGTGTCATTTGTCGATGTGCCGGTCGACGGCGTGATCGGCCACCGGCAAGTGACCGATGCCTACCTGGCTGAACTTGCCCGCCGCCGCCACGGTCAGTTGGCGACGCTTGACAGCGGATTGGCCCATTTGCACACGGACGTGGCGGTGCTGGTTCGGCCGTAG
- a CDS encoding DUF4333 domain-containing protein, producing the protein MGALPREPAASPAPAKPARSGSKLWIGVGVAVVVLGGAALGVGMSTLNPVRDNVLKVGKVEDDVTAVLVDPVDGYGVTGLSEIRCNDGDDPVVSAGAEFRCEVVVDDKTQSVLAVFQDDAGTYAVDRPR; encoded by the coding sequence ATGGGCGCGCTCCCGCGCGAACCCGCCGCGTCGCCGGCACCGGCGAAGCCCGCCCGTAGCGGTTCCAAGCTGTGGATCGGGGTGGGGGTGGCCGTCGTCGTGCTCGGCGGCGCCGCGCTGGGCGTCGGGATGTCGACGCTGAATCCGGTGCGGGACAACGTGCTCAAGGTCGGCAAGGTCGAAGACGACGTCACCGCCGTCCTCGTCGACCCGGTCGACGGCTACGGCGTGACCGGGCTCTCCGAGATCCGCTGCAACGACGGCGATGACCCGGTGGTGTCCGCGGGGGCGGAGTTCCGGTGCGAGGTCGTCGTCGACGACAAGACACAGAGCGTGCTCGCGGTGTTCCAGGATGACGCGGGCACCTACGCGGTGGACCGGCCGCGGTAG
- a CDS encoding peptidase: MRPQLRWLKVVVVALCVLTGTACAQYALDGRAVSMRYDPFRVAGLPATDGPSGPRGPLPESTDRVQNSDGGVIDRAALLAIEDIEDFWARHYAETFAGGFAPVQTLISIDPSDPGTAPVCGAEAAMLKYNAAYCRTRDIMVWDREFLLPVAQKFFGDMSVNGLMAHEYGHAVQLQARLVDADTPTLVSEQQADCLAGTYLRWVAEGSSERYTLNTTGALDRVIAGAIAMRDPISLFNLLSSPTDAHGTALDRVSALQQGFDVGADACAAMTLDEIEHRRGGLPSLLFHSGIPGSDAPIDESTLGSLMDTLDAVFTPAAPPVLSVDQTGCPLPEGLPAGYCPDTNTVSVNLGLLQQIGTPADESEQVLLQGDNTALSAVASRYVLAVQQERGVDLRSGVAGMRTACLTGVAQREMAQRSGLPLTLGTGDLDEAVSGILTNGLVASDVDAGVVPSGFTRISAFRSGLLGDADDCFRRFP, translated from the coding sequence ATGAGACCGCAACTGCGCTGGCTGAAGGTCGTGGTGGTGGCGCTGTGCGTGCTGACGGGCACCGCCTGCGCGCAGTACGCGCTGGACGGGCGGGCGGTGTCGATGCGCTACGACCCGTTCCGGGTCGCGGGCCTGCCGGCCACCGACGGCCCCAGCGGGCCGCGCGGTCCGCTGCCGGAGTCCACCGACCGAGTGCAGAACTCCGACGGCGGGGTGATCGACCGGGCGGCGCTGCTGGCCATCGAGGACATCGAGGACTTCTGGGCCCGGCACTACGCGGAGACCTTCGCCGGCGGTTTCGCCCCGGTGCAGACGCTGATCTCCATCGACCCGTCCGATCCCGGCACCGCCCCGGTGTGCGGCGCCGAGGCCGCGATGCTGAAGTACAACGCCGCCTATTGCCGCACCCGCGACATCATGGTGTGGGACCGGGAGTTCCTGCTGCCGGTCGCGCAGAAGTTCTTCGGCGACATGTCGGTCAACGGGCTGATGGCCCACGAGTACGGCCACGCCGTGCAGCTGCAGGCCCGCCTGGTCGACGCCGACACCCCCACCCTGGTCAGCGAGCAGCAGGCCGACTGCCTGGCCGGCACCTATCTGCGCTGGGTCGCCGAGGGCAGTTCCGAGCGGTACACGCTGAACACCACCGGCGCGCTGGATCGGGTGATCGCCGGGGCCATCGCGATGCGCGACCCCATCTCGTTGTTCAACCTGCTGTCCTCGCCGACCGACGCCCACGGCACCGCCCTGGACCGGGTCAGTGCGTTGCAGCAGGGCTTTGACGTCGGCGCGGACGCTTGTGCCGCAATGACTCTCGACGAGATCGAGCATCGCCGCGGGGGCCTGCCCAGCCTGCTGTTCCACTCCGGCATCCCCGGCTCCGACGCCCCCATCGACGAGTCCACGCTCGGCTCGCTGATGGACACCCTCGACGCGGTGTTCACTCCGGCCGCACCGCCGGTGCTCAGCGTCGACCAGACCGGCTGCCCGCTGCCCGAGGGGCTGCCCGCCGGCTACTGCCCGGACACCAACACCGTCAGCGTCAATCTAGGGCTGCTGCAGCAGATCGGCACGCCGGCCGACGAGAGCGAGCAGGTGCTGCTGCAGGGCGACAACACCGCGCTGTCGGCGGTGGCGTCCCGCTATGTGCTTGCGGTGCAACAGGAACGGGGCGTGGACCTGCGTTCCGGGGTGGCGGGCATGCGCACCGCGTGTCTGACCGGGGTGGCGCAGCGTGAGATGGCGCAGCGCTCCGGGTTGCCGCTGACGCTGGGGACCGGCGATCTGGACGAGGCGGTGTCCGGCATCCTCACCAACGGCCTCGTGGCCAGCGACGTCGACGCCGGGGTGGTGCCGTCGGGCTTCACCCGCATCTCGGCGTTTCGGTCCGGGCTGCTCGGCGACGCCGACGACTGCTTCCGGAGGTTCCCGTGA
- a CDS encoding O-acetyl-ADP-ribose deacetylase: protein MPTLTAIQGDITQQDVDAIVNAANSAMRGGGGVDGAIHRAGGPAILRDCIERFPDGLATGDAGWTTAGELPAQWVIHTVGPNYNAGQRDRALLESCYRRALQVADELGVRTVAFPLISSGIYGWPQDDAIAAAIETITTADVDVEQVVLVAFDAATYDAVCTQLDSGT, encoded by the coding sequence ATGCCCACCCTCACTGCCATCCAGGGCGACATCACCCAGCAGGATGTGGACGCGATTGTCAACGCCGCGAACAGCGCGATGCGCGGCGGCGGCGGTGTCGACGGCGCGATCCACCGCGCCGGCGGGCCGGCCATCCTGCGCGACTGCATCGAGCGCTTCCCCGACGGCCTGGCCACCGGCGACGCCGGCTGGACCACCGCGGGCGAGCTGCCCGCCCAGTGGGTGATCCACACCGTCGGACCCAACTACAACGCCGGGCAGCGCGACCGCGCCCTGCTGGAGTCCTGCTATCGGCGCGCCCTGCAGGTGGCCGACGAACTCGGCGTCCGGACCGTGGCCTTTCCGCTGATCAGCAGCGGCATCTACGGATGGCCGCAAGACGACGCCATCGCCGCGGCCATCGAGACCATCACCACCGCCGACGTCGACGTCGAGCAGGTTGTCCTGGTCGCCTTCGACGCTGCCACCTACGACGCGGTGTGCACGCAGCTGGACTCTGGGACGTAG
- a CDS encoding IS630 family transposase: MVAAALTATVEQRVELERMAASTSLPHRAVIQARGLLWACDGIANDEIGRRCGVDSDAVRRWRSRFSEEGIAGVGKIAKGRGRKPSLPAGTVAEVLRLTREELPADGSTQWSTRTMAARVGVGKDSVAKIWADHNLQPWKVKTFKVSNDPHFEEKLVDVVGLYMNPPARAVVFSFDEKTQCQALDRTQPSLPMKPGRAGTMTHDYKRHGTIDLFAAMNVATGEVLTDLRKGHTGADVLRFFKQIDASVPRGLAVHVVLDNLSAHSTPEIKKWLAHKDRRRWHLHPTPTSSSWLNLIERWFKELTDKRLRRGVFTSVADLTEAITTWAAHWNANPTPFIWKATAEDIITKVRRGRETLNHLNSQTEH, from the coding sequence ATGGTGGCTGCGGCGTTGACGGCGACGGTTGAACAGCGAGTTGAGCTGGAGCGGATGGCGGCCTCGACGTCGTTGCCGCACCGGGCGGTGATCCAAGCTCGGGGCCTGCTGTGGGCCTGTGACGGGATCGCCAACGATGAGATCGGGCGGCGCTGTGGGGTGGACTCGGATGCGGTGCGACGCTGGCGTTCTCGATTCTCCGAAGAAGGCATCGCCGGTGTGGGCAAGATCGCCAAAGGTCGCGGCCGCAAGCCCAGTCTGCCAGCGGGTACGGTCGCCGAAGTGCTGCGTCTGACCCGTGAAGAACTGCCCGCAGACGGATCGACGCAGTGGTCCACCCGCACCATGGCCGCCCGGGTTGGGGTCGGAAAAGACTCCGTGGCCAAGATCTGGGCTGACCACAATCTCCAACCTTGGAAGGTGAAGACCTTCAAGGTCAGCAACGATCCGCATTTCGAGGAGAAACTCGTCGATGTTGTTGGGCTGTACATGAATCCGCCAGCCCGTGCGGTGGTGTTTTCCTTCGATGAGAAGACTCAATGTCAAGCGCTGGACCGGACCCAACCCTCGCTGCCGATGAAACCCGGCCGAGCCGGCACCATGACCCACGACTACAAACGCCACGGCACCATCGACCTGTTCGCGGCGATGAACGTTGCCACCGGTGAGGTGCTCACCGATCTGCGCAAAGGCCACACCGGCGCCGATGTACTGCGGTTCTTCAAACAGATCGACGCCTCTGTGCCCCGCGGACTGGCCGTGCATGTCGTGCTTGACAACCTCTCGGCGCACTCGACTCCGGAGATCAAGAAGTGGCTGGCGCACAAGGACCGTCGCCGCTGGCACCTGCACCCCACTCCGACCTCGAGTTCCTGGCTCAATCTCATCGAACGCTGGTTCAAAGAGCTCACCGACAAACGACTGCGTCGCGGAGTATTCACCAGCGTCGCCGATCTCACCGAGGCGATCACCACCTGGGCCGCCCACTGGAACGCCAACCCCACGCCATTCATCTGGAAAGCCACCGCAGAAGACATCATCACCAAAGTCCGCCGCGGACGCGAAACACTTAACCACCTCAATTCACAGACGGAGCACTAG